The proteins below are encoded in one region of Vallitalea longa:
- a CDS encoding sodium:solute symporter family transporter: protein MNIYWFFLIGYIVMIMVISAVSRKKVDGVSGYLLGGRSIPPWMSAFSYGTAYFSAVLFIGYAGKLGWNFGLSVLWIVIGNTVVGTYLAWEVLGKRTREMTQRLNVSTMPEFIGVRYKSKALKIISATIIFVFLMPYAASVYKGLGYLFEEIFGIPTYIILIVMMILTALYLFAGGLIAATMVDFIQGCIMIVGVILMLFFVIRFPSVGGLSGAVNNLKAINEELISPIGPPGVVPILSLVILTSLGSWGLPQMVHKFYTIKSEKSIKTAKWVSTAFALLITTGAYFTGSISRLIIQDCPTANGMPVYDRIIPLVISETLPTVVAAIILVLVLSASMSTLASLVLASSSAITIDLLKTVKPDISNRTLMWVMKVLCVLFVAFSYIIATADSPILNLASLSWGAVSGCLLAPYLLGLYWKKATKQGVWAGMITALTIVVTGVSKYGFTSANIPTVGALAIVVPIVTMSIVSLVTESYEERHLNYIFAKN from the coding sequence ATGAATATCTATTGGTTTTTCTTAATAGGGTACATAGTAATGATTATGGTTATAAGTGCCGTAAGCAGGAAAAAAGTTGATGGTGTTTCTGGATATTTACTTGGTGGAAGATCAATTCCCCCGTGGATGTCGGCATTTTCATATGGTACAGCATATTTTTCAGCTGTATTATTTATTGGTTACGCTGGAAAATTAGGGTGGAATTTTGGGTTGTCTGTGCTTTGGATAGTAATTGGGAACACAGTAGTTGGTACATATCTGGCTTGGGAAGTTCTAGGTAAAAGAACTAGAGAGATGACTCAGAGGCTTAATGTATCTACTATGCCAGAATTTATCGGAGTAAGATACAAAAGCAAAGCTTTGAAAATTATATCAGCAACTATAATATTTGTATTCTTAATGCCTTATGCGGCATCTGTATATAAAGGATTAGGTTACTTGTTTGAAGAAATTTTTGGCATACCTACGTATATTATATTAATCGTAATGATGATATTGACTGCTTTGTATTTATTTGCAGGAGGGTTAATAGCTGCGACTATGGTTGATTTTATACAAGGTTGTATAATGATTGTTGGTGTTATACTAATGTTATTTTTTGTTATCAGATTTCCTTCTGTTGGAGGTTTATCAGGTGCAGTAAATAATTTAAAAGCTATTAATGAAGAATTGATATCTCCTATTGGACCACCGGGAGTCGTACCTATTTTATCTTTGGTTATTCTGACGAGTTTGGGTAGTTGGGGATTACCTCAGATGGTACATAAATTCTATACAATCAAAAGTGAAAAATCAATAAAAACAGCAAAATGGGTGTCTACTGCATTTGCCCTGTTAATAACAACTGGAGCTTATTTTACAGGAAGTATAAGCAGATTGATAATACAAGACTGCCCTACTGCTAATGGAATGCCTGTGTATGATAGAATAATACCTTTAGTGATTAGTGAAACTCTACCTACGGTAGTTGCTGCCATAATTCTTGTATTGGTTTTATCAGCTTCTATGTCCACTTTGGCATCTTTGGTATTAGCATCAAGTTCTGCTATTACAATAGATTTGCTGAAGACGGTTAAACCTGATATTAGCAATAGAACACTAATGTGGGTTATGAAAGTATTATGTGTATTGTTTGTAGCGTTTTCTTATATAATAGCTACAGCAGATAGTCCTATCTTGAATTTGGCTTCTTTATCTTGGGGAGCAGTTTCTGGGTGTCTGTTAGCACCTTACTTATTAGGACTGTATTGGAAAAAAGCTACCAAACAAGGGGTATGGGCAGGTATGATTACAGCTCTAACGATTGTTGTAACTGGAGTCAGTAAATATGGTTTTACAAGTGCCAATATACCAACAGTAGGAGCATTAGCGATAGTTGTTCCTATTGTAACAATGAGCATAGTCAGTTTAGTAACAGAAAGTTATGAAGAGAGACATCTTAATTATATATTTGCTAAGAATTAA
- a CDS encoding phenylacetate--CoA ligase family protein, with amino-acid sequence MIWSKEEILDREQIEKIQLDRLQETVKRIYKKVPYYKAKMDKVNVKPEDIKSLDDLSSLPFTVKDDLRKNYPFGLFTVPKKDVVRVHASSGTTGKPTVVGYTKKDLDTWTELIARIVSMAGADSTDVAQIAFGYGLFTGAFGLHYGLERIGATVVPMSSGNTEKQVMLMKDFGTTLLVSTPSYALHIMEVARKMGIDPVNDLDVKLGLFGGEGSTEAMREQIQKGWGMFATENYGMSELIGPGVAGECEALRGLHINEDHFIPEIIDPKTGRVLPPGEKGELVITTISKEALPLIRYRTKDITRLMYEKCDCGRTLVRMAKIEGRSDDMLIIRGVNVFPSQIEEVLLNIEEIGPHYEIVVSRDGYLDKIAINVELQDTSLLDLYGNLDKLQLKIRHKLKTVLGIDAKINLVEPHTLKRFVGKAKRVIDNRN; translated from the coding sequence ATGATTTGGTCAAAAGAAGAAATTTTGGATCGAGAACAAATAGAAAAGATTCAGTTAGATAGATTACAGGAAACTGTTAAAAGAATCTATAAAAAAGTACCATATTATAAGGCTAAGATGGACAAAGTGAATGTGAAACCAGAAGATATAAAATCACTTGATGATCTGTCTAGTTTACCATTCACTGTGAAAGATGATCTTAGAAAGAATTATCCTTTCGGTCTATTTACAGTTCCCAAAAAAGATGTTGTAAGAGTTCATGCATCATCTGGTACTACTGGAAAACCTACTGTTGTTGGCTATACCAAAAAGGATCTTGATACATGGACTGAATTAATTGCTAGAATAGTGTCAATGGCAGGAGCTGATTCCACAGACGTTGCACAAATCGCTTTCGGATATGGATTATTTACAGGAGCATTTGGACTTCATTATGGTTTGGAAAGAATAGGGGCAACAGTAGTTCCTATGTCTAGTGGGAATACAGAAAAACAAGTTATGCTTATGAAAGATTTCGGTACTACTTTGTTAGTAAGTACACCTTCATATGCATTACATATTATGGAAGTTGCAAGAAAGATGGGGATTGATCCAGTTAATGATTTAGATGTAAAATTAGGATTATTCGGGGGAGAAGGTTCCACTGAAGCTATGAGAGAACAGATTCAAAAAGGTTGGGGAATGTTTGCAACAGAAAACTATGGTATGAGTGAGTTGATAGGGCCAGGTGTTGCAGGAGAATGTGAAGCTCTAAGAGGATTACATATCAATGAGGACCATTTCATACCCGAAATAATTGATCCAAAAACAGGAAGAGTCTTACCTCCCGGAGAAAAAGGTGAATTAGTAATTACCACTATATCAAAAGAAGCTCTTCCACTCATTAGATACAGAACAAAAGATATAACAAGGCTTATGTATGAAAAATGTGATTGTGGTAGAACTTTGGTTAGAATGGCTAAGATTGAAGGTAGATCAGATGATATGCTTATCATTAGAGGAGTTAATGTGTTCCCTTCTCAGATAGAAGAAGTATTATTGAATATAGAAGAAATAGGACCACACTATGAAATCGTAGTCAGTAGAGATGGATATCTTGATAAAATTGCAATCAATGTTGAATTACAAGATACAAGTTTATTAGATTTATATGGCAATCTTGATAAATTACAACTTAAAATAAGGCATAAACTAAAAACAGTTCTAGGAATAGATGCTAAAATAAATCTAGTAGAACCTCATACATTAAAGAGATTCGTAGGTAAAGCAAAAAGAGTTATCGATAATAGAAATTAG
- the iorA gene encoding indolepyruvate ferredoxin oxidoreductase subunit alpha has translation MADKKLMLGNEAVARGAYEAGVTVAVAYPGTPSTEITEFVAKYDEVYAQWSPNEKVALEVGIGSSISGARTMVAMKHVGVNVAADPLFTVSYTGINGGLVILAADDPGMHSSQNEQDSRFYAKSAHIPMLEPSDSSEAKEFVKEAFDISEKYDTPVMIRLTTRISHSQSLVQLNDRTDVALKEYVKDFKKNVMMPGMARARHIVVEKRMNQIEEDCNTFSCNTVEMNDTSIGVITSGVPYQYVKEALPNASVLKLGMVHPIPKKVIEDFANKVDTLYIVEELEPIFEEQIKSWGIEVIGKEIFTVQGEYSANLVEEKINEHKLNLAVPKQLPVRPPVMCPGCPHRGVYYVLNKLKKHATGDIGCYTLGALPPLEGIDTCVCMGASVGMLHGMEKARGKEFIKDWVGIIGDSTFVHSGITGLVDIVYNKGISTVIILDNSTTGMTGHQDNPATGKTLKGEDTHVLNLVELSHSIGINSVRVVNPFNPEEVETAVKEETMKEEPSVIIASAPCELLDKKRKRVPYRINVDACKNCKMCMKLGCPAIQNKDGKMIINDTLCSGCGLCSNICKFGAIVKDGE, from the coding sequence ATGGCAGATAAAAAACTTATGCTTGGTAATGAAGCAGTTGCCAGAGGAGCTTACGAGGCAGGTGTTACTGTAGCAGTAGCATATCCAGGAACACCAAGTACAGAAATTACCGAGTTCGTTGCGAAATACGATGAAGTGTATGCTCAATGGTCACCTAATGAAAAGGTCGCTCTTGAAGTAGGTATCGGCTCATCGATTAGTGGAGCAAGAACTATGGTAGCTATGAAGCATGTAGGAGTTAATGTAGCAGCAGACCCATTATTTACAGTATCTTACACTGGAATTAATGGAGGATTAGTAATACTTGCAGCAGATGATCCAGGTATGCATAGTTCACAAAACGAACAAGATAGTCGATTTTATGCAAAATCTGCTCATATACCAATGCTAGAGCCTTCCGATAGCTCTGAAGCAAAAGAATTCGTAAAAGAAGCTTTTGATATAAGTGAAAAATACGATACACCTGTTATGATAAGACTAACAACACGTATTTCCCATTCACAAAGTCTTGTACAACTTAATGATAGAACAGATGTTGCTCTTAAAGAATATGTTAAGGATTTCAAAAAAAATGTTATGATGCCAGGTATGGCTAGAGCAAGACATATAGTAGTTGAAAAAAGAATGAATCAGATTGAAGAAGATTGCAATACGTTTTCATGCAATACAGTAGAAATGAACGATACATCTATTGGTGTAATAACTAGCGGAGTACCTTATCAATATGTAAAAGAAGCATTACCAAATGCGTCAGTTCTAAAACTCGGTATGGTCCATCCAATACCTAAAAAAGTTATTGAAGACTTCGCTAATAAAGTTGATACATTGTACATAGTAGAAGAATTAGAACCAATTTTTGAAGAACAAATCAAATCATGGGGTATAGAAGTAATTGGAAAAGAGATTTTTACTGTTCAAGGAGAATACAGTGCTAATTTAGTAGAAGAAAAAATAAATGAACATAAATTAAATCTTGCTGTTCCAAAACAATTACCAGTAAGACCTCCAGTAATGTGCCCAGGATGTCCTCATAGAGGAGTTTATTATGTGCTTAATAAACTTAAAAAGCATGCTACAGGTGATATTGGATGTTATACACTTGGAGCACTTCCACCACTTGAAGGAATAGATACTTGTGTCTGTATGGGTGCCAGTGTAGGTATGCTTCATGGAATGGAAAAAGCCAGAGGTAAAGAATTCATAAAAGATTGGGTCGGTATCATTGGTGATTCGACTTTTGTACATTCAGGAATCACTGGATTAGTTGATATAGTATATAACAAAGGTATATCAACCGTTATTATTCTTGACAACTCAACAACTGGAATGACAGGACATCAAGACAATCCAGCTACAGGTAAAACTCTAAAGGGTGAAGATACACATGTACTTAACCTTGTGGAATTATCACATAGTATAGGTATCAACAGTGTAAGAGTAGTTAATCCTTTCAATCCTGAAGAAGTTGAAACTGCTGTAAAAGAGGAAACAATGAAAGAAGAGCCTTCTGTAATTATAGCAAGTGCTCCTTGTGAATTGCTAGATAAGAAAAGAAAAAGAGTACCATATAGAATTAATGTTGATGCATGTAAGAATTGTAAGATGTGTATGAAACTTGGATGTCCAGCAATCCAAAATAAAGATGGAAAGATGATTATTAACGATACATTATGTAGTGGCTGCGGATTATGTTCGAATATATGTAAATTCGGTGCTATAGTAAAGGATGGTGAATAA
- a CDS encoding indolepyruvate oxidoreductase subunit beta, which yields METKNILVVGVGGQGTLLTSRILGNLAIHSGYDVKLSEVHGMSQRGGSVVTHIRYGDKVYSPLVEIGKADIILAFEKLEALRWRHYLKKDGLIIVNTQEIDPMPVIIGAAEYPEDIIEQLKKEDNKVIVADALKEARKIGNFRVVNTVLLGLLAKNLDEDKDKWETAISQTVPNKTIDVNVKAFEAGYNL from the coding sequence ATGGAAACAAAGAATATATTAGTTGTTGGCGTTGGAGGACAAGGAACACTTTTAACCAGTAGAATACTTGGTAATTTGGCTATACATTCAGGATATGATGTTAAATTATCAGAAGTACATGGAATGTCACAAAGAGGTGGAAGTGTGGTAACACATATTCGATATGGAGACAAAGTATATTCACCTCTAGTAGAAATAGGAAAAGCAGATATTATACTTGCTTTTGAAAAATTAGAAGCATTAAGATGGCGTCATTATTTGAAAAAAGATGGTCTCATTATAGTAAATACTCAAGAAATAGATCCTATGCCTGTTATTATAGGAGCTGCAGAGTATCCAGAGGATATAATTGAGCAATTAAAAAAAGAAGACAATAAAGTAATTGTTGCTGACGCATTAAAAGAAGCTAGAAAAATAGGTAATTTTAGAGTTGTCAATACAGTCTTATTAGGTTTGCTTGCTAAGAACTTAGATGAAGATAAAGATAAATGGGAAACAGCAATTAGTCAAACAGTACCTAATAAAACAATAGATGTTAATGTTAAAGCTTTTGAAGCTGGTTATAACCTTTAA
- a CDS encoding phenylacetate--CoA ligase family protein: MIWNEHIECMNRDELREIQSKRLCETVERVYYNVPFYRKKMQELGLEPGDIKGIQDLSKLPFTTKQDLRDNYPFNLFAVPMSDIVRVHASSGTTGKPTVVGYTRRDLSSWSEVVARSLHCAGVGKNDRIQIAYGYGLFTGGLGIHYGAEKVGATVIPISGGNTKKQLNLMKDFESTVIACTPSYALYLAEAMEEQGIDRSKLKLKTGIFGAEPWTDNMRKEIESKLDIKAMDIYGLSEVMGPGVACECSYQNGLHISEDHFIPETIDSTTLKNVDKGSEGELVFTTITKEALPILRYRTRDLTVLNYDKCECGRTMVRMQKCRGRSDDMLIIRGVNVFPSQIESVLLEMSETKPHYLLIVDRKNNLDTLEIWVEVHEAFFSDEIRKLENLTKKITHEIQSTLGINVKVKLVEPKTIERSEGKAKRIVDRRNLV; the protein is encoded by the coding sequence ATGATATGGAATGAACACATTGAATGCATGAATAGAGACGAGCTTAGGGAAATACAAAGCAAAAGACTTTGTGAAACAGTAGAAAGAGTATATTACAATGTACCTTTTTACAGGAAAAAAATGCAGGAGCTAGGGTTGGAACCAGGAGATATAAAAGGAATCCAAGATCTATCTAAATTACCATTTACTACAAAACAAGATCTAAGAGACAATTATCCATTTAATTTATTTGCAGTACCCATGAGTGATATTGTAAGAGTGCACGCGTCATCTGGAACAACTGGAAAGCCAACGGTTGTAGGTTATACTAGAAGAGATTTATCTTCATGGTCAGAAGTTGTAGCACGCTCATTACATTGTGCTGGAGTAGGTAAAAATGATAGAATACAGATAGCATATGGCTATGGTTTGTTTACAGGTGGATTAGGTATTCATTATGGAGCTGAGAAAGTAGGAGCAACCGTCATACCTATATCAGGTGGAAATACTAAGAAACAATTAAATCTCATGAAAGATTTTGAAAGTACAGTCATAGCATGTACACCTTCATATGCTTTATACTTAGCAGAAGCTATGGAAGAACAGGGAATAGACAGAAGTAAACTTAAGTTGAAAACTGGCATATTTGGTGCAGAACCATGGACAGATAACATGAGAAAAGAAATAGAATCAAAACTGGATATTAAAGCAATGGATATCTATGGCTTGAGTGAAGTCATGGGACCTGGAGTGGCATGTGAGTGCAGTTACCAAAACGGATTACATATATCTGAAGATCATTTCATTCCTGAAACTATCGATTCAACAACATTAAAAAATGTTGATAAAGGTTCAGAAGGAGAATTGGTTTTTACAACAATCACTAAGGAAGCTCTTCCTATACTTAGATATAGGACAAGAGATCTTACAGTACTTAATTATGACAAATGTGAATGTGGAAGAACTATGGTAAGGATGCAAAAATGTAGAGGTCGTTCTGATGATATGCTTATTATCAGAGGTGTTAATGTATTCCCATCTCAAATAGAAAGTGTTCTTCTTGAAATGAGTGAGACAAAACCACATTACCTACTTATTGTCGATAGAAAGAATAATCTTGATACACTAGAAATATGGGTAGAAGTTCACGAGGCATTCTTCTCTGATGAAATCAGAAAACTTGAAAATCTTACTAAAAAGATTACACATGAAATTCAAAGTACATTAGGAATAAATGTGAAAGTTAAATTAGTCGAACCAAAAACTATTGAAAGAAGCGAAGGCAAAGCTAAACGTATTGTTGATAGGAGGAATCTAGTATGA
- a CDS encoding ACT domain-containing protein, with protein MIIKQLSVFLENKSGRLSDVTEALSENGINISALSVADTSEYGILRLIVGRPEKAYELLKNLGFSVSLTDVICLIIPNESGTLYKAIKVLASNGVSIEYMYAYAMNGDASVIMKVSEVNKAIETLTENDVELAKASEICN; from the coding sequence ATGATAATTAAACAACTTAGTGTTTTTTTAGAGAATAAATCAGGAAGATTATCAGATGTGACAGAGGCACTTTCTGAAAATGGAATTAATATTTCTGCACTTAGTGTAGCTGATACATCAGAATATGGTATATTAAGATTAATTGTCGGACGTCCTGAAAAAGCCTATGAATTATTAAAAAATCTAGGATTTTCTGTTAGTTTGACTGATGTGATATGTTTAATAATACCTAATGAATCTGGAACTTTATATAAAGCAATAAAAGTATTAGCAAGTAATGGTGTTAGCATTGAATATATGTATGCCTATGCTATGAATGGGGATGCATCAGTAATCATGAAAGTATCAGAAGTTAATAAAGCTATTGAGACATTAACTGAAAATGATGTTGAATTAGCTAAAGCAAGTGAAATATGTAATTAA
- a CDS encoding Crp/Fnr family transcriptional regulator, whose protein sequence is MLLQELMEEQPKLKRMLDGMPVSIKERCRLKTYKSSSTILKKGEEIKFVNILCKGELNVINEFANGSIYIIDTNKAIDFIGEMEVLADEDKAIVTNEAKTDCVVLRISKNDFMKWIECDNYITLILAKRLATRSCHTSFYQGYSHYYPAVHMIKRFMIEYVKNEINNNDMVYINKKRQEIADILGISVKTVGRNISKLKEQGLVTIKKGKIYINKKQYRDMVNTLEIW, encoded by the coding sequence ATGTTACTACAAGAGCTTATGGAAGAACAACCTAAGTTGAAAAGGATGCTTGACGGTATGCCTGTAAGTATTAAAGAAAGATGTAGATTAAAGACATATAAAAGTAGCAGTACCATTTTAAAAAAAGGTGAAGAAATAAAATTTGTGAATATATTATGCAAAGGCGAATTAAATGTCATAAATGAATTTGCAAATGGAAGCATATACATAATTGATACTAATAAAGCCATTGATTTTATAGGCGAAATGGAAGTTTTGGCCGATGAAGATAAAGCTATAGTAACTAATGAAGCAAAAACTGATTGTGTAGTTTTAAGAATATCTAAAAATGACTTTATGAAGTGGATTGAATGCGACAATTATATTACTCTAATTTTGGCTAAAAGATTGGCAACAAGGTCATGTCATACATCGTTTTATCAAGGATATTCTCATTATTACCCAGCAGTTCATATGATTAAGAGATTTATGATCGAATATGTTAAAAATGAAATAAATAATAATGATATGGTATATATTAATAAAAAGAGACAAGAAATTGCAGATATATTAGGTATAAGCGTAAAGACTGTCGGAAGGAATATATCAAAATTAAAAGAACAAGGTTTGGTAACCATAAAAAAGGGAAAAATATATATTAATAAAAAGCAGTATAGAGATATGGTAAATACACTTGAGATATGGTAG
- a CDS encoding ADP-ribosylglycohydrolase family protein: protein MKAWEMEKNLIESAIPKVLEEEEQQWDMMEDIGKSEDASIKLLWGSNVPGSGAPERVIIAGVQALENKGCIVEDYEDIVQQGLEALRNDDMIKLHTLTSKLYHQMNNCKKDEKSSYWQYKEYKNWKEYEQDVTFIKDPYDVHSKDYEEKILIGWKSQLVGGALGTAIEGYTTDNLRKTFGEIRDYVRKPNTLNDDITFELAFLKAHMEKGGDVDSVDIAHEWIGLIPAGWSAEEVALRNIRYGIYPPESGTFCNPYCEWIGAQMRGAICGMVAPGNPKEAARLAWLDGQVSHYNNGIIGEIFNAMLVSLSFTKSDVRLLLKEVINMIPSKSEYYSVVKFALDQCEKSDNWEQAWRPCEKKYERYNWIHAYPNAAAEVVALWFGNGDYDETLHIIAMEGVDVDCNAAQIMTAIGIIVGKDKIADKWTEPFENNIVTYVRGMENISIDELTKWTVESCRNA, encoded by the coding sequence ATGAAAGCGTGGGAAATGGAAAAAAATTTAATAGAATCAGCAATACCAAAGGTGTTAGAGGAAGAAGAACAACAATGGGATATGATGGAAGATATAGGAAAATCAGAAGATGCCAGTATAAAACTTCTATGGGGAAGTAATGTACCTGGTTCAGGTGCACCAGAAAGAGTTATTATTGCAGGTGTACAAGCTCTTGAAAACAAAGGATGTATTGTAGAAGATTATGAAGACATTGTACAACAAGGTTTAGAAGCATTAAGAAATGATGATATGATAAAACTTCATACTTTGACTTCAAAGTTATATCATCAGATGAATAATTGCAAAAAAGATGAAAAATCTTCATATTGGCAATATAAAGAATACAAAAATTGGAAAGAATATGAACAAGATGTTACTTTTATAAAAGACCCTTATGATGTACATTCAAAAGATTATGAAGAAAAAATTCTAATCGGTTGGAAATCACAACTAGTAGGTGGTGCTTTAGGTACTGCTATTGAAGGTTATACAACTGATAATTTAAGGAAAACTTTTGGTGAGATTAGAGATTATGTTAGAAAACCTAATACACTAAATGATGATATCACTTTTGAATTGGCTTTTCTAAAAGCACATATGGAAAAAGGAGGTGATGTAGACTCAGTAGACATTGCTCATGAGTGGATAGGTCTAATACCTGCTGGATGGTCAGCAGAAGAGGTAGCACTTAGAAATATCCGTTATGGAATTTACCCACCTGAAAGTGGTACGTTCTGTAATCCTTATTGTGAATGGATTGGAGCACAGATGAGAGGTGCTATATGTGGTATGGTGGCACCAGGTAATCCGAAAGAGGCAGCAAGACTTGCATGGCTTGATGGACAAGTTTCTCACTATAATAATGGAATAATAGGCGAGATATTTAATGCTATGCTAGTGTCGTTATCATTCACAAAATCAGATGTAAGATTATTATTAAAAGAAGTAATCAATATGATTCCAAGCAAAAGTGAGTATTATTCAGTTGTTAAATTTGCTCTTGATCAATGTGAGAAATCAGATAACTGGGAACAAGCATGGAGACCATGTGAAAAGAAATATGAAAGATATAATTGGATTCATGCTTATCCAAATGCGGCAGCAGAAGTTGTTGCACTATGGTTTGGAAATGGCGATTATGACGAAACCCTTCATATTATTGCTATGGAAGGTGTTGACGTAGATTGTAATGCAGCTCAGATTATGACAGCTATAGGGATTATTGTTGGTAAAGATAAAATCGCTGACAAGTGGACTGAACCATTTGAAAATAATATTGTAACATACGTAAGAGGTATGGAGAATATTAGTATTGACGAGTTAACTAAGTGGACAGTTGAAAGTTGTAGAAACGCTTAA
- a CDS encoding BMP family ABC transporter substrate-binding protein encodes MKKSLILILALVMTVSMVFAGCGKKQDDTKTPDTGESVDKEENNDDKTADTDTDDVLKIKLLINGNLGDKSFFDSAKAGLELIENKYGDKVVVEHEEMTYDETKWEPALLDASDKDYDIIIVGTYQMAEILQDVAVDYPDKRYIIFDSAVDYEGFDLPNVYSIEYKQNEGSFLAGVLATRITTSGIEKTNEDKKIGFIGGMENNVINDFLVGYIDGALYADKDTKVASSYIGGFDDVATAKEMSLTQYKQGGVDIGFNVAGQAGLGQIEAAAEADKYVIGVDSDQSALFAEDKNKSDRILTSVLKRVDQSLLRAIDMHIEGTLPYGEAESLGFKEKAIDIVDTNPNVPAEIMEELAEIEQKIIDGEIKVKSAFSMTQDEIAELRDSVK; translated from the coding sequence ATGAAAAAATCATTAATCCTAATATTAGCACTAGTAATGACAGTATCTATGGTTTTTGCCGGATGTGGTAAAAAACAAGATGATACTAAAACTCCAGACACTGGAGAATCTGTTGACAAAGAAGAAAACAACGACGACAAAACAGCGGACACAGATACAGATGACGTACTTAAAATTAAATTATTAATCAATGGTAACCTTGGTGACAAATCATTCTTTGATTCAGCAAAGGCAGGACTTGAACTTATTGAAAACAAGTATGGTGATAAGGTAGTAGTTGAACATGAAGAAATGACTTATGATGAAACTAAATGGGAACCAGCCTTATTAGATGCATCTGACAAAGATTATGATATAATCATTGTCGGAACATATCAGATGGCTGAGATTCTTCAAGACGTAGCAGTTGATTATCCAGATAAGAGATACATTATCTTTGATTCAGCTGTTGATTATGAAGGATTTGATCTACCTAATGTATATTCAATAGAATATAAGCAAAATGAAGGTTCATTCTTAGCAGGTGTGCTTGCTACAAGAATAACTACTTCAGGTATAGAAAAAACTAATGAAGACAAAAAAATCGGTTTTATCGGTGGTATGGAAAACAACGTTATCAACGATTTCCTAGTTGGTTATATCGATGGAGCTCTATATGCTGATAAAGATACAAAAGTAGCAAGTTCATATATCGGTGGATTCGATGATGTTGCTACAGCAAAAGAAATGAGTTTAACTCAATACAAACAAGGTGGAGTAGACATTGGATTCAACGTTGCAGGACAAGCTGGTCTTGGACAAATTGAGGCAGCAGCAGAGGCAGATAAATATGTTATTGGTGTAGACTCTGACCAATCTGCATTGTTTGCAGAAGACAAAAATAAATCTGATAGAATATTAACATCAGTTTTAAAAAGAGTAGACCAATCATTACTTCGTGCAATTGATATGCATATAGAAGGAACTTTACCATATGGTGAAGCTGAAAGCCTTGGATTTAAAGAAAAAGCTATAGACATAGTTGATACTAATCCAAATGTTCCAGCAGAAATTATGGAAGAATTAGCTGAAATAGAACAAAAAATTATTGATGGAGAAATAAAAGTAAAATCTGCATTTAGCATGACTCAAGATGAAATAGCTGAATTAAGAGATTCTGTTAAATAA